The Ruminococcaceae bacterium BL-4 region ACGGGCAGTCCTTGCTGTAATTCTGTTTAGTCTGTCTTTTTCACTTCCTAAAAATAAAAAATGGTTTAGTCTGTTCGGGTTTATACCATTAGCTACTGCTATTTCTGGGGTATGCCCTTTATATTCTTTCCTTCATATTTCCACAAGAAAACAATAAATAACCATAAACGGATTCTATCTTTTTTGACGACTCTCGAGTCGTCATTTTTTATATTTCAGTCCGCTTTGTATTAACTTTCAATATTTTATTTGTTGATTTTAAGAATAAATTTATATAATTTTGTTAAAAAAATATATTTAATTACAATTCAGCTGTGCATATAATTGTGTTGGGGATGAAAATATGGGAAAAGATAAAAAATATATAAAATTCAAAAAGAAATATAAGAAAAAATACAAAAAGAAAGAGCAAAAAAAATTAAAATCACTAATAATATCTACCAATAATATTGTTGACAATTTAAATTTAATTTACGCCAAAATAGAGCAACTAAAAGAAGAATTAAACCATGAAGAAAAATAACTTATAGGCAGTTACATTAAAAAGAATACCACCAGCCATCCGAAAAAATGATAGTTGGTGGTACCTTTTTGATGCGTAATTTTTTTGCTGTGGATATAAAAGTATAATTAGAACAAGTTTTTATTGTAAGGGAGAAAGATCAGCACATTTTGTGGATTTCAGTTCATACACAATATCAGCCTGACGGGCCACCTCAGGTGAATGGGTAACGATAATAACACATTTATTTTCTTCTTGAGCAAGTCGAAGAAAAATATTCATTACTGCATTCTGTGTTTCTCCATCAAGATTACCGGTAGGCTCATCAGCTAACAAAATATCTGGATTGTAAGATAGTGCTCGTGCAATAGCGACGCGCTGCTGTTCGCCGCCGGAAAGTTTCAATACTCGGCGATTGGCCTTTACTTCGTCTAACTCTACTTTATCTAATAAATTCATAGCTACTTCACACCGGTCTTTGATCTTCATGCCCGAGATATCCATAGACAATTCCACGTTTTCTACAGCAGTCAGTTGCGGAAGAAGATTGAATCCCTGAAACACAACGCCCACATATTTGCTGCGATAATGATAACGGTCAATGGTGGTAATGTCTTTGTTCTGAAAAAGGATCGTACCGCTCGTAGGTTTGGCCAGCCCAGACAGCAGAGACAATAAAGTGGTTTTCCCTGCGCCAGACTTTCCCATAATAGCGTATACTTTTCCTTGTTCAAATGTATAGGTGATATCCTTAAGGATAGGATGTATTCCGTCGTAGGAATAACTGAGATTTTTCAGCTCCAATATGCTCATAATAATCTCCTCCTTTATGTCCGGTTGGTAAGAATTTTCAACGGCTCATAGCGCAATATAAAAATTATGGCGACAAGACTGGAAATCAAAGTAAGCAATACGCCAATTCCCAAAAGCTCTACAACAACGGTCATATCAGTAGCTGATTGTACACTGCTGATATAATTAGTAACTGATTTTCCAGTTTGTCTGGAAAAACCAGAAGGAGAAGCCATCGTTGCTTCGCCGGTTGTATTGGCAGAAGTGCCTCCCTGCCCATTTTCCATTTGTCTGCCGCGACCAAAATTTTGCTCTACACGACTTGACTGCGTCTGTTGGGAAGCAACTTGTGACGCCAACAGTGAATTGGTGACGGGAAGCGAAACGGCTGCTCCGACAGCGGTTCCAATGATAATAGAAACAAAAGTAACAGTAAATAACTCAGTTATAAATTGTAGAGCTACTTTACTTTTCTTCATACCGATTGCTGTCAGCACCCCAACTTCATATTTGCGTTCATGGATATTAAAAATGTTGAGTACAATCAAAACGACTCCACCAACCAGTAGCACAATCAGAAGAAAAATACCAGCAAATTTGCTGAGGTTTTTCAGCGGCACCAAACTCTGTTCATAATTGTTTAGATCGGTTGAAGAAACGGAGTAGTCATCTGACAACCCCATATCTTTTACTTCGTTTTGAAAAGATTCGTAGGCTGACACATCGTTAAATACATAAGTGCCAGAGGTTTTAGTCCGTAATGCAGTAGTAGAAGTCACTCCGGTATTCTGGTCTGTAGAGGTTTTCGCTGCTGATGTTGATTGGGCAACAATATTATTCATAGTTCCGGTGCTAATAATAATCAAATTAGCCGGATCGCTGGAAGTAGAAAATTGCATCATAGTGTTGGTGGATTCCGTGTTGCTGTTGTTATAGATACCTGTGATAGTAAGTGTATAGGTTTCACCGTCATTGTTTGGATTGGTGATCGTGATGGTATTTCCTACAGATAAATTATTGAGCGATGCTAATTCGTTTGAAATTAAACAAGTATTGTCCGCAGCTGTCAAATCAATCATGGAGCCATCCGTAATAGAGCTGTTATTCTCTTGAAAGTTTGTCATCGCGCTTTCGCTGCTGTATGCGGTGAGGGAGAAGTTCCCCTGTGTACCCATCCCCTCCGGGATATTTCCACTCATTTCTTTTCCTTCGCGGGCATTCTGACGGTCTTCTGTCGAAGCGGATGCAGATGAATTACTTGAATTCTTGGAAGATGAAGTATCCACGGGCTCAAAAGAATTGTTATTTGCGTTGACCGTGCTGGAAATGGTGTAATAAAAACTTGAGACGGATGGAGCGGATGCATAAGTCTTTAGCTCATCAAGCGTCGGCCCTTGAAGCGATGACAGTTTCGAGCGAATATCTTTACTCGAAGTGTTACCAGAAGATGCGGCGTTTTGTGTATTCTGAAATAAAGACTCACGGTTAACAGAAATTTGCCCGGTGATTTTTAAATTATCCAGACTTTGGGATTCCACTTTAGATGCCGCTTGCCGAATTGACAAAGCTACACAGCTGGAAATGGCAATTACGAATACGATAATGCCAACCAAAATATTGCGGCCTTTAGAGCGTGCAATGTTCCGCAGTGCATTGCGAACAATATACATATTTTCATCTCGCCTTTCAGGCGCGGATAAATATCATTCATCCGCATTTTTTATTTGAAAATAGTGTACGGTTGCTTTGTGGTGCTCTCGTGAGAAAATTATGAACTTTAGGTGAACCTAATCGAGCAACATTTTAGCTTTTGAGATCCAGAAAGAACAGAAAAAAGCAAAATTCCGCTATCGGTAAATATTGTGAGCTAACAAAAAAGTAACCGCATCAAAAAGCCTAAATTTGGCTTTCCAATGCGGTTTTTACTTTTTAAAAGCCGTGTCACTTTTTCCATAAAGATATGGGGTTCAAAGCAGGCATAAAATAAACGAACTGCTTGCAGGCTAGCCTACTCTCTTGACAAAATTCTACTTGCATGTTAATATGAAGCTAACTTCATATGAAGTCTGCTTCATATTAGTGGAAGGAAGCCCCACATGAAAACACGAGTAAAAGAACTTCGTACTGCAGCTGAATTAACCCAACAGCAATTAGCTAACTTGGTCCATGTTTCTTCACGCACCATTATTTCTATCGAAACAGGACAGTATAGTCCTTCTCTTCTGCTGGCATATCGGATAGCGCAGATCTTTGGGGTCACCGTGGAAGATTTATGCTGCCTAAAAGAAAATAAAGAGTTGGGAGATAAGCAATATGAAAATTTATAACAAAAAGTCTTTCATTTCAGGAATAACTTCATTTCTCTTAAGCTTAGTACTGTTATTATGCTGTATTTTTGAAACATTTGATATTAAGTCAGTTTTATTGATGATCGCATTGTTTCTCTTCGGAATGAATGGAATATGGAGAAGTACATCGTATCAAATGTCAAAGCAAGATAAGGTTGATGATCTGGATGAAAGGAATCATTTGATTCGATTGAAGTCGAAAAGCAATGCATTTAATGTTACACAGATAGTCTGTTTTATCTTGATCATTGCTTTTATGTTTCTAGGTACTATCGCAAAAGAACCGTTTTTTACTTACGCTGGAGTTGGACTGACTTTCGGTTTCAACATTTCAATGATAGCAGAGATTATCTCTAGCATTTATTATGAAAAGCACACTTAAAGGAGGACAAATTTTATGTCTAAAAAAAAAGGTCTGCCAAAAATAAAAAGTCAAAGTAACTTTGTGTATGGCTGTATAAGTACCATTCTTACCATTGTTTGTTTGGCGGGATTGTTCATAAAATTCGAATGGCGCTTTCTGATTGCTGGAATTTTTCTAATTGTTCTGGCCATAGTAAACTATTCTCTTGCCTTTTCACGAAAAGGGACCTTAGAACATCTTGCAGACAGTAATGATGAACGAGATATCTACATAACGATGAAAAGCAGTCGATTAACACTAAAATTATTGAATTACATTCTATGCACAGGTTGTTTTATCTTCTTAGCTTTATATGGAGTGTTAAAATTACAGATTTTTCTTATCATTTCAATAACTTTATGTGTTGTGCTTTGTATATTATTTATTGTTGCGCTGCTTGTTAATATTTACTGCGAAAAGCATAGCTAAAACATCATTGTTATTAGATCAAAGGATAAGCGTGATTGTGAAAACTGATGTGAATACCAATCAACGCGCACGTATCGTAGAAGAATCAGTAATAAGTTCACTGAGGTTTTTCCCGGTGGACTTATTCTTATATTGTTATGCATGTTTCTTTCTAAAAAACGGCATAAGAAAAGCCGCATCAAAAAGCCTATATTTGGCTTTTCAATGCGGTTTTTCGTCCCTTAAAATCTGGTCGAGGTGACTGGATTCGAACCAGCGGCCTCTACGTCCCGAACGTAGCGCTCTACCAAGCTGAGCCACACCTCGAAAAAGATAGCCCCAAAAATTCTGGGGCTCTTTGGCTGCGGAAGAAGGATTCGAACCCTCACAAACAGAGTCAGAGTCTGTCGTGCTACCTTTACACAATTCCGCAATATTTACTGGAAACAGCGATATTTATTATATCAAATACTAGGGAAATGTCAAGAGGTTTCTCGATGTTTTTTGCGTTTTTATTACAATTACACCAATTCCATTTTAAAATCAGCAAACAAAGAAGGCTTGCTAACGATATTTAGCAAGCCTTCTTATGATTGATCGGATTCCTTTGAATCCGCTACTTTTCCTAAAGGACAAACTTCAAACAAACGATCGAAATAGCCACCATCATGTAAAGATAAAAATTGATCTCCGGCGACAATAATATGATCCGCCAAAGTTACTTCCACCGTACGGAGCGCATCACGTACCGCCTCCGTTACCTGCAGATCTTCTTTCGAGGGCAAAATTGCTCCACTGGGATGATTATGCGCAAGAATTGCAAATACCGCATCATACTGCACAGCCATTTTAACAAGAGGTTTCATATAAATTGCCGACGCAGTTACGCTGCCCTTTGTCAAAATTCCACACCAGCGCATTCGTTGATTGCTGTCCAGCAACATCATCTGCACGCATTCTTCCTTCATGCCCTGAAAACGATTTAAGAAAAGGCGCCCGGCTTCCGCATAATTATAAATTCTAGGTGCCTTGGAAGCACTAATCTGATAACAACGATAAAAATCGGGAAGTTGTTTAAAGAAAGTAATCGCTACTTCTCCGATTCCTTTTACCTTGCGCAGTTCCTGCTCCGGAGCATCTAATACACCGGCAAGAGAACCGAAACGTTCCAAAAGGCGATGAGAAAGTGCATTGGTATCGCTGCAGCGCTCACAATAAAACAGCATCATTTCCAATACTTCGTGCTCTGCAAAACCTTCAATGCCTTCCTTACGATACCGCTCCCTCATTCGTTCCCGATGACCTGCATGAGGGTTCTTAGGAGATATTTTCCCTGTCATTTCATTTTCCGGCTGCCCGGTTTAACAGGTTCACCAGCTCCCTCCTTACAAAGCGGACAATTTTCTGGTTCCCAGTTTGGTAAATCCAACTGTAAAGCACTGGCAACAACCGGCAATGGAGAAGTACCCTTACTACGATCCACTACACAGGCAATTCCCAAAACAATCCCACCATGATCTTCAATAATTTTTGCCGTTTCCAAGCTGGATTTTCCGGTCGTTACAACATCTTCCATGATGAGGCAGCGTTCTCCTTTATGAATTTCAAAGCCGCGGCGCAGCGTCATGATATTATCGACACGCTCGGTAAAGATGGCACGTTTTCCGATCTGACGTCCAATTTCATACGCATAGACAATTCCGCCCATGGCAGGTCCGACTACGACATCCACATTCATCTTTTTGAGCTTCTCTGCAACGGGCGCCAAAACTTCAGCTGCTTTTGCCGGATATTGCTGCAGTTTTGCCATCTGGCAGTACGCATTCGAATGTCTACCAGAAGATAAGAGAAAATGTCCCTCTAGAAAGGCGCCGGTCTCTTTTAATATCTCTGTGATCTGTGCCTCTGTAATCATACGCTTATACGCTCCTTTATTCCATTTCTGTTTCTGATTTTTCATTATATCCTACTTTCTCCCTTTTGAAAAGTTTTTTCCTCATTTTATCCTTTTTCTTATTTTTTTCATGTGGTATGATAAAAGAGTATTTTACAAAAACATTTCTGTCGATCAATATCGAGGAGGAAATTCATGAAAAGCGTCACCATTCAGAAAAACGATGCAGAACAGCGGCTGGACAAATTTTTGACCAAAACTTATCCGAATCTGCCGCAGTCCATGCTTTATAAAAGTATTCGAAAAAAAGATATCAAACTCAATCGAAAACGATGCGAAATCAGCACTCGTCTAAAAGAAGGGGATGTGCTGGAAATGTATCTAAAAGATGAATTTTTCCAACAAGTCGAACAGCCTTTTGATTTTCTGAAAGCTCCGGATAAGTTAAAAATTCTCTATGAAGACCAAAATATCATGCTACTCGATAAAAAGCCGGGCTTAATTGTGCACCCGGATGAACATTATCATTTTGATTCTCTGATCGCCCGCGTACAGCATCATCTCTATGCTACCGGTGAATATGACCCAAGAGGAGAAAACTCCTTTGCGCCCGCTTTAATTAATCGAATCGATCGAAATACCGGCGGCATCGTAATGGCTGCTAAGAATTCAGAATCACTGCGCATCATGAATCAAAAAGTAAAAGATCGGGAATTGACGAAACTATATTTATGCCTTGTTTATGGTCACATGAAGAAAAAAGAGGATACCCTGGAAGGATATCTGCAAAAGAACGAATCTCAAAATCGTGTCTATATCAGCAATAAGCCGCTCCCAGAAGGGAAAACGATTCGTACCCGCTATCGAGTGCTGGACGAGGCCCCAGATGTTTCACTTTTGGAAGTGGAACTTCTAACTGGCCGCACCCATCAAATTCGTGCTCACCTTGCAAGCATTGGTCATCCATTGATTGGAGATGGAAAATACGGCACCAACACAATCAACAAACGGTTTGGACTACCCTATCAGGCTCTTTATTCCTATAAACTCCGATTTGATTTTTCAACAGATGCCGGCATTCTGAATTCTTTAAATGGACAGGAATTTACGGTTTCAGAAATGTGGTTTCTCCAAGACTTTGAGCGCTGGAAAAAAGGAAAGAAATTCTAAAAAGCATTAAAAACGGGGCTGATTTAAAATCAGCCCCGTTTTGATATCACGTTTTTAACGATTAAAAGCCAAGTGGCTCCGTTTTAGTGCCGAACGAATCGCCTCAAAAAGTGGGATTGCCACAACATCAGCAATCGCTGCATTTACAAGTGTTACCGCTACTTTTACGCCCATAATATACTTAATTGCATCTTCCGGATTGCCAAGCAGAATTGCTTCCAGCCAGCCATGCCCCAAATACAACAGGCACTGCGCAAGAGATCCAACAATTGCTGCCGGAATAATTCGTTTTAAAGTCGGCTTCTGATCTCCATGAATGCCCCATGTAATCAGTCCTGTAATAAATGCCATCAAAAATTTCAATGCAAACGTAACCAAGCTGGAATCCGCCCAACCAGTGAGCAAGTCATAAAAGAATCCACCGATTCCTGCCGCAAATCCTCCATAAACCGGTCCGAGAACAAGGCCTGCCAAAACACAAAAAACATTTCCGAAACCGACCTGTGCTTTCGTACCCATCAAAGGAAATTTAATGCTTAGGAAAAAGCCAGCCAAAACAACCGCCGCCAGCAGTCCCGTAAATGCAAGATTGCTGGTCATGTCTTTTCCTGTAATATTATATCGAAGATTTCTCAAGGAGATAGAAGCAATCAGCAAAAATACCGCTATCAGCCCCAACGGCAGTGCCAGCCAAAGCTGCATCATACTTCCCGCAACAGCTGCTCCAATTGCAAATAAAGCTGCCATTACATAACCAATTAAAGTCTTCTTTTGTGTTTGTGCATGTTGTTCCATATTGTTCTCCCTCATTTCCTGTTTTGGTTCTTTACTTCCCCTTGCTAGAATGGTACTATTATATTCGGTAACTGTGCTTTTAGAAAGCTACAATTATTAAAAATTTGATATGCACAGTTTGTAGGTGAAAAAATGTTTTACGACAATATGAAATTAAAACGCAACGGAAAAATTCCGCTATATCAGCAATTATATGATCAAATTAAGCAGGCAACGGCGAACGGAGCACTTCGTCCGGGACAAAAGCTTCCCTCTATCCGTGTTTTGTGCGAAGATCTTTCTTTGAGCCGTACTACCGTCGAAGCTGCTTATCAGCAGCTCTGTGTAGAAGGTTATCTCAAATCCAAGCCCCAAAGCGGCTATTATGTATTGGCAGCAGGCGGACAAAGACCTGTAAAGCCGCCTA contains the following coding sequences:
- a CDS encoding protein of unknown function (Evidence 5 : Unknown function); its protein translation is MVMIRGNIILCFIISKEGVKVKNIGNVGRVIRAVLAVILFSLSFSLPKNKKWFSLFGFIPLATAISGVCPLYSFLHISTRKQ
- a CDS encoding protein of unknown function (Evidence 5 : Unknown function); translated protein: MGKDKKYIKFKKKYKKKYKKKEQKKLKSLIISTNNIVDNLNLIYAKIEQLKEELNHEEK
- the yclH gene encoding putative ABC transporter (ATPase component) (Evidence 3 : Putative function from multiple computational evidences; Product type t : transporter); this translates as MSILELKNLSYSYDGIHPILKDITYTFEQGKVYAIMGKSGAGKTTLLSLLSGLAKPTSGTILFQNKDITTIDRYHYRSKYVGVVFQGFNLLPQLTAVENVELSMDISGMKIKDRCEVAMNLLDKVELDEVKANRRVLKLSGGEQQRVAIARALSYNPDILLADEPTGNLDGETQNAVMNIFLRLAQEENKCVIIVTHSPEVARQADIVYELKSTKCADLSPLQ
- a CDS encoding FtsX-like permease family, producing the protein MYIVRNALRNIARSKGRNILVGIIVFVIAISSCVALSIRQAASKVESQSLDNLKITGQISVNRESLFQNTQNAASSGNTSSKDIRSKLSSLQGPTLDELKTYASAPSVSSFYYTISSTVNANNNSFEPVDTSSSKNSSNSSASASTEDRQNAREGKEMSGNIPEGMGTQGNFSLTAYSSESAMTNFQENNSSITDGSMIDLTAADNTCLISNELASLNNLSVGNTITITNPNNDGETYTLTITGIYNNSNTESTNTMMQFSTSSDPANLIIISTGTMNNIVAQSTSAAKTSTDQNTGVTSTTALRTKTSGTYVFNDVSAYESFQNEVKDMGLSDDYSVSSTDLNNYEQSLVPLKNLSKFAGIFLLIVLLVGGVVLIVLNIFNIHERKYEVGVLTAIGMKKSKVALQFITELFTVTFVSIIIGTAVGAAVSLPVTNSLLASQVASQQTQSSRVEQNFGRGRQMENGQGGTSANTTGEATMASPSGFSRQTGKSVTNYISSVQSATDMTVVVELLGIGVLLTLISSLVAIIFILRYEPLKILTNRT
- a CDS encoding Uncharacterized HTH-type transcriptional regulator AF_1627 — encoded protein: MKTRVKELRTAAELTQQQLANLVHVSSRTIISIETGQYSPSLLLAYRIAQIFGVTVEDLCCLKENKELGDKQYENL
- a CDS encoding conserved membrane protein of unknown function (Evidence 4 : Unknown function but conserved in other organisms), which gives rise to MKIYNKKSFISGITSFLLSLVLLLCCIFETFDIKSVLLMIALFLFGMNGIWRSTSYQMSKQDKVDDLDERNHLIRLKSKSNAFNVTQIVCFILIIAFMFLGTIAKEPFFTYAGVGLTFGFNISMIAEIISSIYYEKHT
- a CDS encoding conserved membrane protein of unknown function (Evidence 4 : Unknown function but conserved in other organisms); amino-acid sequence: MSKKKGLPKIKSQSNFVYGCISTILTIVCLAGLFIKFEWRFLIAGIFLIVLAIVNYSLAFSRKGTLEHLADSNDERDIYITMKSSRLTLKLLNYILCTGCFIFLALYGVLKLQIFLIISITLCVVLCILFIVALLVNIYCEKHS
- a CDS encoding DNA repair protein RadC yields the protein MTGKISPKNPHAGHRERMRERYRKEGIEGFAEHEVLEMMLFYCERCSDTNALSHRLLERFGSLAGVLDAPEQELRKVKGIGEVAITFFKQLPDFYRCYQISASKAPRIYNYAEAGRLFLNRFQGMKEECVQMMLLDSNQRMRWCGILTKGSVTASAIYMKPLVKMAVQYDAVFAILAHNHPSGAILPSKEDLQVTEAVRDALRTVEVTLADHIIVAGDQFLSLHDGGYFDRLFEVCPLGKVADSKESDQS
- the pyrE gene encoding Orotate phosphoribosyltransferase; translated protein: MKNQKQKWNKGAYKRMITEAQITEILKETGAFLEGHFLLSSGRHSNAYCQMAKLQQYPAKAAEVLAPVAEKLKKMNVDVVVGPAMGGIVYAYEIGRQIGKRAIFTERVDNIMTLRRGFEIHKGERCLIMEDVVTTGKSSLETAKIIEDHGGIVLGIACVVDRSKGTSPLPVVASALQLDLPNWEPENCPLCKEGAGEPVKPGSRKMK
- a CDS encoding Pseudouridine synthase, which codes for MKSVTIQKNDAEQRLDKFLTKTYPNLPQSMLYKSIRKKDIKLNRKRCEISTRLKEGDVLEMYLKDEFFQQVEQPFDFLKAPDKLKILYEDQNIMLLDKKPGLIVHPDEHYHFDSLIARVQHHLYATGEYDPRGENSFAPALINRIDRNTGGIVMAAKNSESLRIMNQKVKDRELTKLYLCLVYGHMKKKEDTLEGYLQKNESQNRVYISNKPLPEGKTIRTRYRVLDEAPDVSLLEVELLTGRTHQIRAHLASIGHPLIGDGKYGTNTINKRFGLPYQALYSYKLRFDFSTDAGILNSLNGQEFTVSEMWFLQDFERWKKGKKF
- a CDS encoding membrane protein of unknown function (Evidence 5 : Unknown function) translates to MEQHAQTQKKTLIGYVMAALFAIGAAVAGSMMQLWLALPLGLIAVFLLIASISLRNLRYNITGKDMTSNLAFTGLLAAVVLAGFFLSIKFPLMGTKAQVGFGNVFCVLAGLVLGPVYGGFAAGIGGFFYDLLTGWADSSLVTFALKFLMAFITGLITWGIHGDQKPTLKRIIPAAIVGSLAQCLLYLGHGWLEAILLGNPEDAIKYIMGVKVAVTLVNAAIADVVAIPLFEAIRSALKRSHLAFNR